Proteins from one Prinia subflava isolate CZ2003 ecotype Zambia chromosome 4, Cam_Psub_1.2, whole genome shotgun sequence genomic window:
- the TMPRSS6 gene encoding transmembrane protease serine 6: MLCHQTHLMEAEEQEEDSSSLSNDKSETNSRHCLRYVPLGIAFLVLAGAAAATWYFLDYRPWHLEPSILQFYCGSLQVLNRRYSPDLGQVESRAFWVESAKLQNMLKELICATELGRYYNSSTVYAFGEGALTFFFWFTLQIPESQQKEATAERVNTVLHQELSTSFNSSGSLSYQTEYRVNPDSLVLLESSVKDIIVLKSTLGCYRYNYVQEDDILRLEGPDYLASSCLWHLHGLKGYMIKLRLEWTLPDCRDRLAMYDAAGPLEKHLITSIYGCSRQEPIVEVLSSGPVMSIVWKKAMYSYYDPFILSAQAVPLEACEVNITLRESLELQGKIGTPHHPSYYSPNTQCTWHMMVPSLDYGVTLWFDAYALSRQKHDLPCTQGQWIIQNRRLCGLRTLQAYAERIPVTSSADITITFTSQISLTGPGVQATYSLYKQSDPCPGEFLCLVNGLCVPACDGIKDCPNGLDERNCVCPAKFQCREDSTCIEFSRVCNQQLDCVNGSDEEHCSGGVPCGPFTYRCEDGTCVKKPNPLCDTTADCKDLSDENHCDCGMQAPLNRIVGGMNSVEGEWPWQASLQVRGRHICGGTLIADRWVVSAAHCFQDERLASPSIWTVYLGKYLQNATGHTEVSFKVIHLFLHPYYEEDSHDYDVALLQLDHPVIISPLIQPICLPAPSHIFEPGLHCWITGWGALKEGGHISNVLQKVDVQLIQQNICSEAYHYMITPRMLCAGYYQGKKDACQGDSGGPLACQEPSGRWFLAGLVSWGMGCARANHYGVYTRITQVLGWMNQTMS, translated from the exons ATGCTGTGTCACCAGACACACCTGATGGAGGCCGAGGAACAGGAGGAAGACTCCAGCTCCCTCTCAAATGACAAATCCGAGACTAACTCACGTCACTGCCTCCGCTATGTGCCCCTTGGGATAGCCTTTCTTgtgctggctggagctgctgcagcaacctGGTATTTCCTAG ATTACAGACCATGGCACCTGGAGCCATCCATCCTGCAGTTTTACTGTGGCAGCCTCCAGGTCCTGAACCGCCGGTACTCCCCGGACCTTGGGCAGGTGGAGTCCAGAGCCTTCTGGGTAGAGTCAGCTAAGCTCCAGAACATG CTGAAGGAATTGATTTGTGCCACAGAGCTGGGTCGGTACTACAATTCGAGCACAGTGTATGCCTTTGG GGAGGGAGCTCTGACCTTCTTCTTCTGGTTCACCCTCCAAATCCCTGAGAGTCAGCAGAAGGAGGCAACTGCTGAGAGGGTAAACACAGTGCTCCACCAAGAGCTCTCCACCAGCTTCAACAGCTCGGGCAGCCTGTCCTATCAGACGGAGTACAGGGTCAACCCAGACTCTCTGGTTCTCCTGG AGTCCAGTGTGAAAGACATAATAGTACTGAAATCCACTCTGG GTTGCTACAGGTACAACTATGTCCAGGAGGATGACATCCTAAGGCTGGAGGGCCCTGATTACCTGGCCTCCAGTTGTCTTTGGCACCTCCATGGCCTCAAGGGCTACATGATCAAGCTACGCCTGGAGTGGACTCTGCCTGATTGTAGGGACCGCCTGGCAATGTACGATGCAGCTGGGCCCCTGGAGAAACACCTCATCACCTC GATCTACGGCTGCAGCCGGCAGGAGCCCATCGTGGAAGTCCTTTCATCTGGCCCTGTCATGTCCATTGTGTGGAAGAAAGCCATGTACAGCTACTATGACCCCTTCATCCTCTCAGCACAGGCGGTGCCCCTCGAAG CTTGTGAAGTGAACATAACTCTGCgggagagcctggagctgcagggaaagaTCGGCACCCCACACCACCCCAGCTACTACTCGCCCAACACGCAGTGCACCTGGCACATGATG GTCCCATCCCTCGACTATGGGGTCACCCTCTGGTTCGATGCCTACGCACTCAGCAGACAGAAGCACGACCTGCCCTGTACACAAGGCCAGTGGATAATCCAGAACAGAAG GTTGTGTGGCCTGCGGACCCTGCAAGCCTATGCTGAGAGGATCCCAGTCACATCTTCTGCTGACATCACCATCACCTTCACCTCGCAGATCTCCTTAACCGGCCCTGGCGTACAGGCAACTTACAGCCTGTACAAGCAATCTGACC cctgtcctggggagTTTCTGTGTTTGGTGAACGGTTTGTGTGTCCCAGCCTGTGACGGGATCAAAGATTGCCCCAATGGGCTGGATGAGAGAAACTGTG TGTGCCCTGCAAAGTTCCAGTGCCGTGAGGACAGCACTTGCATCGAGTTCAGCAGGGTCTGCAACCAGCAGCTGGACTGTGTCAACGGGAGTGATGAGGAGCACTGCAGTGGAG GGGTCCCCTGTGGTCCTTTCACTTACCGCTGTGAAGATGGAACCTGTGTGAAGAAACCCAACCCCCTGTGTGACACCACTGCAGACTGCAAGGACCTGTCTGATGAGAATCACTGTG ACTGTGGGATGCAAGCCCCCCTCAACAGGATTGTGGGTGGTATGAATTCTGTGGAAGgagaatggccatggcaggCCAGCCTGCAAGTTCGGGGCCGCCACATTTGTGGGGGAACACTCATTGCTGACCGCTGGGTGGTCTCAGCTGCGCACTGCTTCCAGGATGAGAG GCTGGCCTCCCCCTCCATCTGGACCGTCTACTTGGGCAAATACTTGCAAAATGCCACCGGCCATACAGAGGTGTCCTTCAAAGTTAtccatctcttcctccacccttATTACGAGGAGGACAGCCATGATTATGATgtggccctgctccagctggatcaTCCTGTGATCATCTCACCCTTAATCCAGCCCATCTGCTTGCCTGCTCCTTCTCACATCTTCGAGCCTGGCCTTCATTGCTGGATCACTGGCTGGGGAGCCCTCAAGGAAGGCG GGCACATCAGCAATGTTCTGCAGAAGGTGGATGTGCAGCTCATCCAGCAGAACATCTGCAGTGAGGCTTATCACTACATGATTACTCCCAGGATGCTGTGTGCTGGGTACTACCAGGGCAAGAAGGATGCCTGCCAG